One genomic window of Solanum dulcamara chromosome 10, daSolDulc1.2, whole genome shotgun sequence includes the following:
- the LOC129871063 gene encoding uncharacterized protein LOC129871063, with protein MGRFMFSCSIFITVLILEATAEKKSEISPSFPRKLTIKRVAESRIANPSFFKGRIAELFVEGENEIGEGPSGAEAPESNNILKLRHHHSTDKSVAGGGVIIGGLVTAIFAAVYCYIRVTRKKENM; from the coding sequence ATGGGCAGATTTATGTTCTCTTGTTCTATTTTCATTACAGTCTTGATTTTAGAAGCAACGGCGGAGAAAAAATCTGAGATTTCTCCGTCATTTCCAAGAAAGCTTACTATTAAAAGAGTAGCAGAGAGCAGAATTGCAAATCCTTCATTTTTCAAAGGTAGAATTGCAGAGTTGTTTGTAGAAGGAGAAAATGAAATTGGTGAAGGACCCTCGGGGGCTGAAGCTCCGGAGAGTAATAATATTCTGAAACTGAGGCATCATCATTCTACTGATAAGTCTGTTGCTGGAGGAGGAGTCATTATTGGTGGACTTGTTACTGCTATTTTTGCTGCTGTTTATTGTTATATTCGAGTCactagaaagaaagaaaatatgtaa
- the LOC129871202 gene encoding potassium transporter 5-like, with product MASLDSEKKLKGRKVSWTKLHRVDSLNMEAGKVSLTPSEHASKGDWKTLLSLAFQSIGVIYGDIGTSPLYVFQSTFTDKIGHKDDILGVLSLIIYTITLIPMTKYVFTVLWANDNGNGGAFALYSLICRYVKVSLIPNEEPEDRELSHYDLDIPSNQQRAQKIRQNLENSIFAKIVLVFLAILGTSMVIGDGIITPCISVLSAVSGIKPLGQESIMYISIAILVALFCFQRFGTNKVGYTFAPAISLWFLFISGIGLYNLFKYDVSVLRAFNPMYIIHYFKRNGKKGWLSLGGVFLCITGSEAMFADLGHFTVQSVQISFSCLVFPSILSAYIGQAAYLSKFPQNVGNAFYASVPETLYWPTFVVAVVAAIIASQAMISGAFSIVSQAQSQGCFPRVKVLHTSAKHGGQVYIPELNYFLMIACVLVTFSFKTTKKLGHAYGIAVVSAEIITTNMVTLIMLLIWKISIWRIALFYMVYVTIELTYLSAQLTKFVDGGYLPLTFSVVFVIIMGIWHYVQKQRYHFELNNKVSSDYVRDLAKNPDIKRIPGIGLLYSELVQGIPPIFPHFVSNIPSVHSIIVLVSIKSIPISKVAHEERFLFRHVEPREYKVFRCVVRLGYNDQLGKPEDFENQLIEYLKDFIQQEHNILAAHDDQVADKEIEAEPAVSGQLVAAKSSSTVVHVEEEMQQVVVDSRMSLPSGSIRSINPPLAQSNHSSSRLQIVSPNLDAEEEMQFVEKAKEQGVFYLLGEAEVVTKQDSSLLKKFAVNYAYTFLRKNFRQGEKMMAIPKTRLLRVGMTYEL from the exons atggcaAGTTTAGATAGTGAAAAGAAGCTCAAAGGTCGCAAAGTGTCATGGACAAAGTTGCATCGTGTTGATTCCCTCAACATGGAGGCTGGAAAAGTTTCTTTGACTCCATCTGAACACGCGTCTAAG GGTGATTGGAAGACATTACTGAGTTTAGCATTTCAATCAATAGGAGTTATCTATGGAGACATAGGGACTTCACCTCTCTATGTTTTTCAAAGTACTTTTACTGATAAAATTGGACACAAGGATGACATTCTTGGTGTATTATCCCTCATCATATATACCATAACTCTCATACCTATGACTAAGTATGTCTTCACTGTCTTATGGGCCAATGACAATGGGAATG GAGGAGCATTTGCATTATATTCTTTAATATGTAGATATGTAAAAGTGAGTCTCATCCCAAATGAAGAGCCAGAGGATAGAGAGCTTTCACACTATGATTTGGACATACCATCTAATCAACAAAGGGCTCAAAAGATTAGACAAAATTTGGAGAATAGTATTTTTGCTAAAATTGTTCTTGTCTTTCTTGCCATTCTTGGAACATCTATGGTCATTGGTGATGGGATCATCACTCCTTGCATCTCAG TTCTCTCTGCCGTTAGTGGGATCAAGCCTTTAGGCCAAg AATCGATTATGTATATTTCTATCGCGATATTGGTAGCCCTCTTCTGTTTTCAACGTTTTGGTACGAACAAGGTGGGATATACATTTGCCCCGGCTATAAGCCTTTGGTTTTTATTCATAAGTGGTATTGGTCTATACAACTTGTTCAAGTATGATGTGAGCGTCTTACGCGCTTTTAATCCCATGTACATTATTCACTACTTCAAAAGAAACGGTAAAAAAGGATGGCTTTCTCTTGGTGGAGTTTTCCTATGCATTACAG gATCCGAAGCTATGTTTGCTGATTTGGGTCACTTCACTGTGCAGTCTGTTCAA ATAAGCTTTAGTTGCCTTGTATTTCCATCTATCCTCTCTGCCTACATTGGACAAGCTGCTTATCTCTCAAAATTCCCTCAAAATGTGGGAAATGCTTTCTATGCTTCAGTTCCAG AGACACTTTACTGGCCAACATTTGTAGTGGCTGTTGTTGCTGCCATTATTGCAAGTCAAGCCATGATATCTGGAGCTTTTTCTATTGTATCTCAGGCACAAAGTCAAGGTTGTTTCCCAAGGGTGAAAGTACTTCACACATCTGCAAAACATGGGGGTCAAGTTTACATCCCGGAACTCAATTACTTTCTCATGATTGCTTGTGTTTTAGTTACTTTCAGCTTCAAAACAACCAAAAAATTGGGACATGCTTATGGTATTGCTGTGGTTAGTGCTGAGATCATAACCACAAACATGGTCACATTGATAATGCTTCTTATATGGAAAATCAGCATATGGCGTATCGCCCTGTTCTACATGGTGTATGTAACCATAGAATTAACATATCTATCCGCTCAGCTGACAAAATTCGTGGATGGTGGTTATCTACCCTTGACTTTCTCTGTTGTGTTTGTGATCATCATGGGGATTTGGCATTATGTTCAAAAACAAAGATACCATTTCGAGCTCAATAACAAGGTCTCGAGTGATTACGTAAGGGACTTAGCCAAGAATCCAGACATCAAAAGAATACCGGGAATTGGACTACTATACTCTGAATTGGTACAGGGGATTCCACCAATATTTCCTCATTTCGTCTCCAATATTCCATCCGTTCACTCTATCATCGTTCTTGTGTCAATCAAATCCATTCCTATAAGTAAAGTAGCACACGAGGAACGTTTCTTATTCAGACATGTTGAGCCTAGAGAATACAAGGTATTCCGATGTGTAGTTAGGTTGGGATACAATGATCAACTTGGGAAACCAGAGGACTTTGAAAACCAATTGATCGAATACTTGAAAGACTTTATACAACAGGAACATAATATTCTTGCAGCACATGATGATCAAGTTGCAGATAAAGAAATTGAAGCTGAACCAGCAGTATCTGGCCAACTAGTGGCTGCAAAATCATCGTCAACTGTGGTCCACGTGGAGGAAGAGATGCAACAAGTAGTAGTAGATTCAAGAATGTCATTACCATCTGGCTCGATTCGATCAATTAACCCTCCATTAGCTCAGTCTAATCATTCATCAAGTCGACTACAAATTGTGTCTCCAAATTTGGACGCAGAAGAAGAGATGCAATTCGTGGAAAAAGCTAAAGAACAAGGGGTGTTCTATCTGTTGGGAGAAGCAGAAGTGGTGACTAAACAAGATTCGTCGTTGTTGAAGAAATTTGCTGTTAACTATGCCTATACTTTCTTGCGCAAGAATTTCAGGCAAGGGGAGAAAATGATGGCCATTCCTAAGACTAGGCTGCTAAGGGTTGGCATGACTTATGAATTATAA